A region from the Aphis gossypii isolate Hap1 chromosome 1, ASM2018417v2, whole genome shotgun sequence genome encodes:
- the LOC114132688 gene encoding synaptobrevin homolog YKT6 translates to MVKLFAMSVLYKGPNDSTLLKSAFELQSFGYFQRKSVQEFMGFVTKTIVERTATAARQSVKEKEYMCHVYVRADNLAGVLISDDEYPHRVAHTLLTKTLDEFSAKVPSHSWPKLNETQVTFNELNVMLAKYQNPKEADAMTRIQQDLDDTKIILHNTIEAVLERGEKLDDLVAKSEGLSMQSKAFYKTAKKTNACCRM, encoded by the exons ATGGTGAAATTGTTTGCTATGAGTGTGTTGTACAAAGGACCCAATGATTCAACGCTATTGAAGTCTGCATTTGAACTGCAGTCATTTGGTTACTTTCAACGTAAAAGTGTGCAGGAATTCATGGGATTTGTAACTAAAACCATTGTAGAACGCACGGCAACCGCTGCTCGACAATCTGTAAAAGAAAAAG aatatatgtGCCATGTTTATGTACGGGCGGATAATTTGGCTGGTGTTCTAATATCTGATGATGAATATCCTCATCGTGTTGCACATACACTTCTAACAAAG aCATTGGATGAATTTTCTGCAAAAGTTCCATCACATAGTTGGCCAAAACTCAACGAAACACAAGTTACATTCAATGAACTAAATGTTATGTTAGCCAAGTATCAAAATCCTAAAGAAGCTGATGCTATGACAAGAATTCAACAAGATTTAGATGACACAAAGATCattttg cATAACACAATAGAGGCTGTTTTGGAGCGTGGAGAAAAACTTGATGACTTAGTTGCCAAATCTGAAGGCTTAAGTATGCAGTctaaagcattttacaaaactgCTAAGAAAACGAATGCATGTTGTCGaatgtaa